One window of the Clostridium sp. MB40-C1 genome contains the following:
- a CDS encoding TetR/AcrR family transcriptional regulator: MQDLTETQKKLLEVGKREFLEKGFKNASLRDIVKKAGFTLGAFYGYYPNKEALFCALVEKPAQELLNYYFSMCEKFKELPILEQIKQLGDVPKEGMHWSIEHIYDNFDAFKLVLCCSSGTKYESYIDKIVEVETASTYSFIDRIKSESENYLHIDEDLVHILSNSMFSGMFEIVVHDMPKSRAKEYVHTLHEFFVAGWQKILRL, from the coding sequence ATGCAAGATTTAACAGAAACACAAAAGAAACTTCTTGAAGTTGGTAAACGAGAGTTTTTAGAAAAAGGCTTCAAAAATGCTTCTTTGCGTGATATTGTTAAAAAAGCTGGTTTTACTTTAGGTGCTTTTTATGGGTATTATCCTAATAAGGAAGCTTTGTTTTGTGCTTTGGTAGAAAAGCCTGCACAGGAACTTTTAAATTATTATTTTTCAATGTGTGAAAAGTTCAAAGAACTTCCTATATTAGAACAAATTAAGCAGCTTGGTGATGTTCCTAAAGAAGGAATGCATTGGTCTATAGAGCATATTTATGATAATTTTGATGCTTTTAAGTTAGTCTTATGCTGTTCTTCAGGAACAAAATATGAAAGCTATATTGACAAAATTGTAGAAGTAGAGACTGCATCTACTTATAGTTTTATTGATAGGATTAAAAGTGAAAGTGAAAATTATTTGCATATAGATGAAGATTTGGTACATATATTATCAAATTCTATGTTCTCAGGGATGTTCGAAATAGTTGTTCATGATATGCCTAAATCAAGGGCAAAAGAGTATGTACACACATTGCATGAGTTTTTTGTTGCAGGATGGCAAAAAATTTTGAGGCTTTAA
- a CDS encoding response regulator — protein sequence MRVLIVDDSEFMRLSIKKVLDENNIEVVGEAKDGIEAVSKYKLLKPSLVTMDLTMPKMEGENAIKEIISYDPDAKIIVCSAMGQETRVMRAIKSGAKTFIVKPLKAERLLDEIQRIKSGEL from the coding sequence ATGCGTGTATTAATAGTAGATGATTCTGAATTTATGAGGCTTTCAATTAAAAAGGTTCTAGATGAGAATAACATAGAGGTTGTGGGAGAGGCTAAAGATGGCATTGAAGCTGTTAGTAAATATAAGCTACTAAAGCCATCTTTAGTGACAATGGATTTAACTATGCCAAAAATGGAAGGAGAAAATGCTATAAAAGAGATAATAAGCTATGATCCAGATGCAAAAATTATTGTATGCTCAGCCATGGGGCAGGAAACAAGAGTTATGCGTGCAATTAAATCTGGTGCTAAGACATTTATAGTTAAACCATTAAAGGCAGAAAGATTATTGGATGAAATACAGAGAATAAAAAGTGGAGAACTTTAA
- a CDS encoding MarR family winged helix-turn-helix transcriptional regulator: MKFNNKTKISYTLLRIANELLEIEKKTRNYGTDQQLFEAEIHMIKAIKENEGIHVTGLADILGVTKGAVSQIIMRLERKGMIIKEKDIKNQSRLVLKLTPKGEIAHINHERFHLEFDDFVNEILGDATEDNIIFLKSFLTSIESNIVDFEGEKDR; this comes from the coding sequence ATGAAATTTAATAACAAAACAAAAATCAGTTATACACTCTTAAGAATAGCAAATGAACTTCTTGAGATTGAAAAGAAAACTCGTAATTATGGTACTGATCAACAGCTTTTTGAGGCTGAGATTCACATGATTAAAGCAATTAAGGAAAATGAGGGTATACATGTGACTGGTCTTGCAGATATACTGGGGGTGACGAAAGGAGCAGTTTCTCAGATTATAATGAGATTAGAAAGAAAAGGAATGATTATTAAAGAAAAAGATATTAAAAATCAGTCAAGACTTGTACTTAAATTAACGCCTAAGGGTGAAATAGCACATATCAATCATGAAAGATTTCATCTTGAGTTTGATGATTTTGTAAACGAGATTTTAGGAGATGCAACTGAGGATAATATTATATTTCTTAAAAGTTTTTTAACATCTATTGAAAGTAACATAGTTGATTTCGAAGGAGAAAAAGATAGATGA
- a CDS encoding methyl-accepting chemotaxis protein, giving the protein MKNIKKFKLNLMEKLTGYFLALIIIPVIALGYFSYNGAKQSLQTEAESKIKITLDSAVNDLNMKTSQIKEEVNLIANLSQIGSFLENYNTGKVDTTVEGNVRKLILDYQKSASDMTSGIFLADNKGNIILDSNNSKGINILDREYFKESISGNPAWSGVLTSKVSNKPEINYSCPVKSQDGKIKGVIVASIKFEAITNLLSQVKSGESGYAFMVDENGLVLYHPEKDKILKENMVETYKDNSGLTSILKSMLSDKEGAGVYEYSGVEKYVAYKPSGNWAVAINIPVKEYMVGAINIRNKTIVISIIAIIIGALVAIVVSKKITNPIKSLMILMGKAKEGDLTIRSKIKLDDEIGQLSNSFNSMLEGQQSAIIEVLSTAKDVEASSKIVGDSASEMAAAAENQSSSSEELTATINEMSTSIVEASENISSISENVNNISCSTSEMSKSSIEMSKKVEETAAMMIEVTKSLQDMDSSIDIVASNSSKANNEALKTEDLAKKGRIIVNSTIEEMDNVICVVGNLTEVIKGLGNVAVQIGDIIEVIDDIAEQTNLLALNASIEAARAGEHGKGFAVVAGAIGNLAEKSGEATKDITKLIKQIQQEVKYAINTTESGANQVGKGVNLVKDTGNSLDSIFEAIKKTTESINEIAKITLEQSKFSKSIMDSIEKVNELSIQASALVEEQSASAGEMALEVERVNGLIQQLASVSEEQSSSSEEILATSENVSDSASEVATGAEELATTADNMANRANKLIETVSIFKIE; this is encoded by the coding sequence ATGAAAAACATCAAAAAATTCAAATTAAATCTTATGGAAAAATTAACCGGGTATTTTCTTGCTTTAATCATCATACCAGTAATAGCTTTGGGTTATTTCTCTTACAATGGTGCAAAACAATCTTTACAAACAGAAGCGGAAAGTAAAATAAAAATTACTTTGGATTCAGCTGTAAACGATTTGAATATGAAAACATCACAAATAAAAGAAGAAGTAAATTTAATAGCTAATTTGTCACAAATAGGATCATTTTTAGAGAATTATAATACTGGTAAAGTAGATACTACTGTAGAAGGTAATGTTAGAAAGTTAATATTAGATTATCAGAAATCCGCTTCAGATATGACTTCGGGAATTTTTCTTGCGGATAATAAAGGGAATATTATACTAGATTCAAATAATAGTAAGGGAATAAATATATTAGATAGAGAATACTTTAAAGAAAGTATTTCTGGTAATCCAGCTTGGAGTGGAGTTCTTACATCTAAGGTATCCAATAAGCCAGAAATAAATTATAGTTGTCCTGTAAAAAGTCAAGATGGCAAGATAAAGGGGGTTATTGTTGCAAGTATAAAATTTGAGGCTATAACTAATTTATTATCACAGGTCAAATCAGGTGAATCAGGGTATGCCTTCATGGTAGATGAAAACGGTTTAGTTTTGTATCATCCTGAGAAAGATAAGATATTAAAAGAAAATATGGTAGAAACTTATAAAGATAATTCGGGATTAACTAGTATATTAAAATCAATGTTGTCGGATAAAGAAGGTGCTGGAGTTTATGAGTATTCTGGAGTGGAAAAATATGTAGCATATAAGCCTTCAGGTAATTGGGCTGTGGCTATAAATATTCCAGTTAAAGAATATATGGTGGGAGCTATAAATATTAGAAATAAAACTATTGTTATTTCAATAATTGCAATTATAATTGGGGCATTAGTTGCAATTGTAGTATCTAAAAAAATTACTAATCCAATTAAAAGTCTTATGATATTAATGGGCAAAGCAAAAGAAGGAGACTTAACTATAAGAAGTAAAATTAAATTAGATGATGAAATAGGTCAATTATCAAATAGTTTTAATTCTATGTTAGAAGGTCAACAAAGTGCAATAATAGAGGTATTAAGTACGGCAAAAGATGTGGAAGCATCTTCAAAAATTGTTGGAGACTCCGCTTCAGAAATGGCAGCAGCAGCAGAAAATCAAAGCTCTTCATCAGAGGAATTAACTGCTACTATTAATGAGATGAGTACATCTATTGTTGAAGCTTCAGAAAATATTTCTAGCATTTCTGAAAATGTTAATAATATTTCATGTTCTACTAGTGAAATGAGCAAAAGTTCTATTGAAATGTCTAAAAAGGTAGAAGAAACGGCAGCAATGATGATTGAAGTTACAAAGTCTTTACAAGATATGGATTCTTCTATAGATATAGTGGCAAGCAATTCTAGCAAAGCAAATAATGAGGCGTTAAAAACTGAGGATTTAGCTAAAAAAGGAAGAATTATTGTAAATAGTACTATTGAAGAAATGGATAATGTAATTTGTGTAGTAGGTAATTTGACAGAAGTTATAAAAGGGTTGGGAAATGTTGCAGTGCAAATAGGGGACATTATTGAAGTTATAGATGATATAGCTGAACAAACAAATCTTTTAGCATTAAATGCATCTATTGAGGCTGCTAGAGCTGGGGAGCATGGAAAAGGATTTGCAGTGGTGGCTGGAGCCATTGGCAATTTGGCTGAAAAATCTGGAGAAGCTACAAAAGATATTACAAAATTAATTAAACAAATTCAGCAGGAAGTAAAATATGCTATTAATACTACTGAAAGTGGAGCTAACCAAGTAGGGAAGGGAGTTAACTTAGTAAAAGATACAGGTAATTCTTTGGACAGCATATTTGAAGCTATTAAAAAGACTACAGAATCAATAAATGAAATTGCTAAAATTACATTAGAGCAATCTAAATTTAGCAAATCTATAATGGATTCCATTGAAAAAGTAAATGAGTTAAGTATACAAGCTTCAGCATTGGTAGAAGAACAATCTGCATCAGCAGGTGAGATGGCCTTGGAAGTTGAACGAGTTAATGGTTTAATTCAACAATTAGCAAGTGTGTCAGAAGAACAATCATCAAGCAGTGAGGAGATATTAGCAACATCAGAAAATGTAAGCGATTCAGCAAGTGAAGTTGCTACAGGTGCAGAAGAATTGGCAACTACAGCAGATAATATGGCTAATAGAGCAAATAAGTTGATTGAGACAGTATCTATCTTTAAGATTGAATAA
- a CDS encoding chemotaxis protein CheA encodes MNNFDVDDIYMNMFLQETKEQIEKMEEDCIYLESSDYSDEIINRIFRMAHSLKGSSATIGFVEISNLAHNVESLLDKIRSKDVLIDDNVADVLLQSIDVLKNMHWCISQGQACDADIKPLIDNMKKIIDKNINKNTNSTKVKDVIKEDKSFEVEDEKLLVSEEEYALCNKVDSQFDVYKVKIVMDKNIKMKSVKGFMIENALSRIGEIIKIEPADFEEVSEETYDGVLSTIIATTKSYEEIHKNIIAVSEIDNVYIKNIRSKVCSNSEVNVKKNLQEESKHKKHEASTIRMDVNKIDKLLNLVGEFIIDKEALSQIAQELKRKYKKEPLAGKLWNLISHINHISEDLQETVMSTRMLPLENIFSRFPRMVRDLSKKCNKKIDFIVEGQHTEIDRGIIEELIDPITHIIRNAIDHGIESPDERKEKGKKELATLKLSARHLENNVVIEIEDDGRGISVDKIRKKVIQKKLATEDELNTLQDKDIIKYIFEAGFSTVDNVSDISGRGVGLDVVKSNIGNLNGLIDINTKEGIGTKFIIKLPLTLAIIQALLIEEDKYIFAIPITSIIETVRLKGKEIEEKIHKVNNVEVYKWRDEIIPVIRIGRYFQVYKDEIDEKMFLVIVGYAEKRVAFVVHKLLGEREIVIKSIGEFSGENRLMGSLKGISGVSILGDGSFAQVIDVSSIIKA; translated from the coding sequence ATGAATAATTTTGACGTAGATGACATTTATATGAATATGTTTTTACAGGAAACAAAAGAACAAATAGAAAAGATGGAGGAGGATTGCATTTATTTAGAGAGTTCTGATTATAGTGATGAAATTATTAATAGGATTTTTAGAATGGCACATTCTTTAAAAGGTTCCTCAGCTACTATTGGATTTGTGGAAATATCTAATTTAGCTCATAATGTTGAAAGTCTGTTAGACAAAATAAGATCAAAGGACGTATTGATAGATGATAATGTAGCTGATGTATTACTTCAAAGTATTGATGTTTTAAAAAATATGCATTGGTGTATAAGTCAGGGACAAGCATGTGATGCAGATATAAAACCTTTGATAGATAATATGAAGAAAATTATAGACAAAAATATCAATAAGAACACTAATTCAACTAAAGTTAAAGATGTGATAAAAGAAGATAAAAGTTTTGAAGTTGAAGATGAAAAGCTTCTTGTAAGCGAAGAGGAATACGCTTTATGTAATAAGGTGGATTCTCAGTTTGATGTATATAAAGTTAAGATAGTAATGGATAAAAATATTAAAATGAAATCTGTGAAAGGTTTTATGATAGAGAATGCTTTATCACGCATTGGTGAGATTATAAAGATTGAGCCAGCAGATTTTGAAGAGGTTTCAGAAGAAACTTATGATGGAGTATTAAGTACAATTATTGCTACAACAAAGAGTTATGAGGAAATACATAAAAATATTATTGCTGTTTCCGAAATAGATAATGTTTATATTAAAAATATTAGATCAAAAGTATGTAGTAATAGTGAGGTAAATGTTAAGAAAAATTTGCAAGAAGAGAGTAAACATAAAAAGCATGAAGCTTCTACTATAAGAATGGATGTAAATAAAATAGACAAATTACTGAATTTAGTTGGAGAATTTATTATAGACAAGGAAGCATTAAGTCAAATAGCACAAGAATTAAAAAGAAAATATAAAAAAGAACCTTTAGCGGGCAAGTTGTGGAATTTAATTTCTCATATAAATCATATAAGTGAGGATTTGCAAGAAACAGTTATGTCCACTAGGATGCTTCCTTTAGAAAATATATTTAGTAGATTTCCAAGAATGGTTAGGGATTTGTCTAAAAAATGTAATAAGAAAATAGATTTTATAGTTGAAGGGCAACATACGGAGATTGATAGAGGAATTATAGAAGAGCTCATTGATCCCATAACACATATAATAAGAAATGCTATAGATCATGGAATTGAATCTCCTGATGAAAGGAAGGAAAAAGGAAAAAAAGAATTGGCCACATTGAAATTGAGTGCAAGACATTTAGAAAATAATGTGGTAATTGAAATTGAGGATGATGGAAGAGGAATTTCTGTAGATAAGATAAGAAAAAAGGTGATTCAGAAAAAATTAGCCACTGAAGATGAGTTAAATACTTTACAAGACAAGGATATAATAAAATATATCTTTGAAGCAGGGTTTTCTACTGTAGATAATGTAAGCGATATTTCAGGCAGAGGGGTAGGACTTGATGTTGTAAAATCAAATATTGGAAATTTAAATGGGCTAATTGATATAAATACAAAAGAAGGTATAGGAACAAAATTTATTATTAAGCTTCCATTGACATTAGCAATAATACAAGCTCTTCTTATTGAAGAAGATAAATATATATTCGCAATACCAATTACATCAATAATAGAAACTGTTAGATTGAAAGGCAAGGAAATTGAAGAAAAGATACATAAAGTAAATAATGTTGAGGTGTATAAGTGGAGAGATGAAATTATTCCAGTAATTAGAATTGGAAGGTATTTTCAGGTTTACAAAGATGAAATAGATGAAAAGATGTTTCTTGTTATAGTTGGATATGCTGAAAAAAGGGTTGCTTTTGTGGTTCATAAATTGCTAGGGGAAAGAGAGATTGTTATAAAATCTATAGGAGAATTTAGTGGAGAAAATAGATTGATGGGCTCCTTAAAAGGAATTTCAGGGGTAAGTATACTGGGTGATGGGAGTTTTGCTCAAGTGATTGATGTTTCTTCAATAATAAAAGCGTGA
- a CDS encoding ABC transporter permease — MVYKLRGYIVVALIIIIWCIGSVNNYWSGYILPSPETVLETFVSLISSGILFKHIGQSLIRILLGFFITLILAIPFGILFGVNKKIYVYFKPILEFIRHTPPLALVPMLILWFGIGEKSKIIIIVLASFFPVFLNTIKGVEGCDKKLIEVGKVFNLSKRQIFFKIVIPSALPNILVGMKLGIGYSWRAIIGAEMVAASSGLGYLILDGQQLSRSDVVVVGILSIGILGSLMDYMFSLLVKKINVWKLEVDANERV, encoded by the coding sequence ATGGTGTATAAGTTAAGAGGATATATAGTTGTTGCATTAATAATTATTATATGGTGTATTGGCAGTGTGAATAATTATTGGAGTGGATATATATTACCTTCACCAGAAACTGTTTTAGAAACTTTTGTTAGTCTTATAAGTTCAGGAATTTTATTTAAGCATATAGGACAAAGTTTAATAAGAATTTTGTTAGGTTTTTTTATAACATTGATTTTAGCAATACCTTTTGGAATTTTATTTGGAGTAAATAAAAAGATATATGTTTATTTTAAGCCAATACTAGAATTTATAAGACATACTCCTCCTTTGGCTTTAGTGCCAATGCTCATTTTATGGTTTGGTATAGGAGAAAAATCTAAAATAATAATAATAGTTTTAGCTTCATTCTTTCCTGTATTTTTAAATACTATAAAAGGGGTTGAAGGCTGTGATAAGAAGTTAATAGAAGTAGGAAAAGTTTTTAATTTATCTAAAAGACAGATATTTTTTAAGATAGTAATACCATCAGCTTTACCAAATATATTAGTTGGAATGAAGCTGGGTATAGGATATAGTTGGAGAGCTATAATAGGAGCAGAAATGGTAGCAGCATCTTCTGGTTTAGGATATCTTATTTTAGATGGACAACAACTTTCTAGATCCGATGTTGTAGTTGTAGGTATTCTATCAATAGGAATATTAGGAAGCTTAATGGATTATATGTTTTCGCTTTTAGTGAAAAAGATTAATGTTTGGAAACTAGAGGTAGATGCTAATGAAAGGGTATAA
- a CDS encoding ABC transporter substrate-binding protein: MIKVKRLLVLALTGVIAGSMLVGCGNKENKTQEKSSKAISAINLTYVKSPLNVPSIIEKNNKSFDKEFEKDNMSIKWHEITAGPQQTQALAAGELQFLHALGGTSAILAASNGVDLKIINVYSRAPKAFMIITKNDNIKTPKDLKGKKVAGPKGTVLHQLLVGALEKNGLKQENIEFVNMGIPEALAALNNKSVDAALLAGPAALKAVKSGAKIVTNGEGIVEGTIVTAVSEKFLKDNPQIVERFKKVHNETIDYIKNNFDQAIDIASKEVGLTPEETKQMYSWYDFNTNITDKDIQELKKTQEFMMKNGLQQKEVKIEDLIQK, translated from the coding sequence ATGATAAAAGTAAAAAGATTATTAGTTTTAGCATTAACTGGAGTTATAGCAGGAAGTATGTTAGTAGGATGCGGTAACAAGGAAAATAAAACTCAGGAGAAAAGTAGTAAAGCTATAAGTGCTATAAATTTAACTTATGTAAAATCTCCTTTGAATGTGCCATCTATAATTGAAAAGAATAATAAAAGTTTTGACAAGGAATTTGAAAAAGATAATATGAGTATAAAATGGCATGAAATAACTGCAGGACCACAACAAACACAAGCTCTTGCTGCAGGAGAATTACAGTTTTTACATGCTCTTGGAGGAACTTCTGCTATTTTAGCTGCATCTAATGGAGTGGACTTAAAAATAATTAATGTGTATAGTAGAGCACCTAAAGCATTTATGATAATAACAAAAAATGACAATATAAAAACACCTAAAGATCTTAAAGGAAAAAAAGTAGCAGGACCTAAGGGAACTGTACTTCATCAATTGTTGGTAGGAGCTTTAGAGAAAAACGGATTAAAACAAGAAAATATAGAATTTGTAAACATGGGTATACCAGAGGCTTTAGCAGCACTTAATAATAAAAGTGTAGATGCAGCACTTTTAGCAGGACCAGCAGCGTTAAAGGCTGTAAAATCAGGAGCAAAGATTGTAACTAATGGAGAAGGCATAGTAGAAGGAACTATAGTAACTGCTGTAAGTGAAAAATTTTTAAAAGATAACCCACAAATAGTAGAAAGATTTAAAAAGGTTCATAATGAAACTATTGATTATATAAAGAATAATTTTGATCAAGCTATAGATATAGCATCTAAAGAAGTAGGATTAACTCCAGAGGAAACAAAGCAAATGTATTCTTGGTATGATTTTAATACTAATATAACTGACAAGGATATACAAGAACTTAAAAAGACTCAAGAGTTTATGATGAAAAATGGATTACAGCAGAAAGAAGTTAAAATTGAAGATTTAATTCAAAAATAA
- a CDS encoding chemotaxis protein CheW — MDEEQYVVFSLKDEEYAIDIMQIYEVDRLKEIKITAIPRVPNYIEGIINLRGEVVPIINLRKRLELEEKSIDKQSRIIIIRIEGKAIGILVDSINNVISFVEEELYNPPEEVKNNCEYIKKVGDKGNRLIFILDVYSILTS, encoded by the coding sequence ATGGATGAAGAACAATATGTAGTTTTTAGTCTTAAGGATGAGGAATATGCTATAGATATAATGCAAATATATGAAGTTGATAGGTTAAAGGAAATAAAAATAACAGCTATTCCAAGAGTACCTAATTATATAGAAGGCATAATAAATTTAAGAGGAGAAGTTGTACCTATAATAAATTTGAGAAAACGATTAGAGTTAGAGGAAAAGTCTATAGATAAGCAATCTAGGATAATTATTATAAGAATTGAGGGAAAGGCAATTGGTATTTTGGTAGATAGTATAAATAATGTTATATCTTTTGTAGAAGAGGAATTATATAATCCACCAGAAGAAGTTAAAAATAATTGTGAATATATAAAAAAGGTTGGAGACAAAGGTAATAGGTTGATATTTATTTTGGATGTGTACAGTATATTAACAAGCTAA
- a CDS encoding stage III sporulation protein AH → MFIQTNPKNKAYYNLLDIAFDVCDTFILVIRKDMDCNKSVFNIIDMLQDSLIEMKEESEWVGTELLGQTAYVYYYKTNDNAKKIIKSISNSLYEWTQPNFPEDLSFIKNGEAWLINTAHEYEGYLLTEDPILINRLKSIDGLNLVE, encoded by the coding sequence ATGTTTATACAAACAAATCCTAAAAATAAAGCATATTATAATTTATTAGACATAGCATTTGATGTTTGTGATACTTTTATACTAGTTATACGTAAAGACATGGATTGTAATAAAAGTGTATTCAATATTATAGATATGTTACAAGATTCGTTAATTGAAATGAAGGAAGAATCTGAATGGGTAGGAACTGAACTATTGGGACAAACAGCCTATGTATACTATTATAAAACTAATGATAATGCAAAAAAAATTATTAAATCTATATCAAATTCCCTTTATGAATGGACTCAACCTAATTTTCCTGAAGATTTATCTTTTATTAAAAATGGAGAAGCTTGGCTTATAAATACTGCCCATGAATATGAGGGTTATCTTCTTACTGAAGATCCTATTTTAATTAACAGACTAAAATCCATAGATGGTTTAAATCTTGTAGAATAA
- a CDS encoding ABC transporter ATP-binding protein, with product MKGYKINSLNKAYVVNGKLNTVLQSIDLDIKSDMITVILGRSGCGKTTLLRLLGELENATSGDIVFYKDGVEFKPKIGMVFQESRLMPWLTVRENITFYLNKRDREVEDKFLKLMKLEDFSEAYPSQLSGGMAHRVSIGRALAYEPDIMLMDEPFAALDYFTRDTLQKEIISLYEKTKKGIVFVTHNVDEAILLGHRIIILNKGKVEKDYRIDENYPRNLTADALVKIKNDILKTICRDEI from the coding sequence ATGAAAGGGTATAAAATAAATAGCTTAAACAAAGCTTACGTGGTAAATGGAAAATTAAATACAGTATTGCAAAGTATAGATTTAGATATCAAAAGTGACATGATAACAGTGATCCTTGGAAGAAGTGGCTGTGGAAAAACAACTCTTTTAAGATTATTAGGTGAATTAGAAAATGCTACTTCAGGAGACATAGTGTTTTATAAAGATGGAGTTGAATTTAAACCTAAAATAGGAATGGTATTTCAAGAAAGTAGACTTATGCCTTGGCTCACAGTAAGAGAAAACATAACTTTTTATTTGAATAAAAGAGATAGAGAAGTAGAAGATAAGTTTTTAAAGCTTATGAAATTAGAAGATTTCTCAGAAGCTTATCCAAGTCAACTTTCAGGTGGAATGGCTCATAGGGTTTCAATAGGACGTGCTCTTGCATATGAACCAGATATAATGTTAATGGACGAGCCTTTTGCAGCGCTAGATTATTTTACAAGAGATACTTTGCAAAAAGAGATTATAAGTTTGTATGAAAAAACTAAAAAAGGAATAGTTTTTGTAACTCATAATGTAGATGAGGCAATTTTATTAGGACATAGAATTATAATTTTAAATAAAGGAAAAGTAGAAAAAGATTATAGAATAGATGAAAACTACCCAAGAAATTTAACAGCAGATGCATTAGTGAAAATAAAGAATGATATTTTAAAAACTATTTGTAGAGATGAAATTTAA
- a CDS encoding MATE family efflux transporter yields the protein MNVKEKKMKMMSEGNITKVLFQLGIPVIIGMFVTSIYNIVDAMFVGGLGTSQMGAVSIAYPISQVIIGLGMTFGSGSASYISRLLGEKNNNQANCTASTALISSIIIGLIVIGTTMCFLKKVLVLLGATQTILPYALEYAIIYIPGSIFNVINVTMNNMSASEGATKISMISMLTGAILNTILDPIFIYTLNMGIKGAAIATVVAQIITTFLYVWYMFSGKSNLHISIKHFSLDKTIYSQILKIGIPTLLFQLLSSVSMGLINTSASSYGDSAVAAMGIVTRVLALGSYVVFGYVKGFQPVAGFNFGAKNYKRLKEAIIVSLKWSTIFCGILEIIFLIFSKQIISLFTRDSSVIAIGAKALRGNSITFILFGFQCIYTTLFLALGKAFKGMILSIARQGIFFIPIILILPQMLGLNGIIFTQPIADVLTTILTGILAVKLRRRINYLSQELNQQPSISMDNSAAD from the coding sequence ATGAATGTGAAAGAGAAAAAAATGAAAATGATGAGTGAGGGAAATATTACAAAAGTACTGTTTCAGCTAGGAATACCTGTTATTATTGGCATGTTTGTTACTTCAATATACAATATTGTTGATGCTATGTTTGTTGGAGGATTAGGAACAAGTCAAATGGGGGCTGTATCTATTGCCTATCCAATCTCCCAGGTAATCATTGGATTAGGGATGACCTTTGGAAGTGGATCTGCATCATATATATCAAGGCTTTTGGGTGAAAAAAATAATAATCAGGCAAACTGCACAGCTTCAACTGCATTGATTTCAAGCATAATAATCGGTTTGATTGTAATAGGGACAACAATGTGTTTCCTTAAGAAAGTATTAGTTTTATTAGGTGCAACTCAAACAATTTTACCTTATGCTCTGGAATATGCTATTATCTATATTCCAGGATCAATTTTCAATGTAATTAATGTAACTATGAATAATATGTCAGCTTCTGAGGGAGCTACTAAAATAAGTATGATATCAATGCTTACGGGTGCAATACTCAATACTATTTTGGATCCGATTTTCATCTATACCTTAAATATGGGAATCAAAGGTGCAGCAATTGCAACTGTAGTTGCACAGATAATTACCACATTTCTTTATGTATGGTACATGTTCTCAGGGAAAAGTAATTTACATATTTCAATTAAACATTTTTCTCTAGACAAAACAATCTATTCTCAAATATTGAAAATAGGAATACCTACTTTACTGTTTCAGTTATTATCAAGCGTTTCAATGGGGTTAATCAATACATCAGCAAGTTCCTATGGAGATTCTGCTGTTGCAGCAATGGGCATTGTTACAAGGGTTTTGGCTCTTGGCTCTTACGTGGTCTTCGGATATGTAAAGGGATTTCAGCCGGTTGCTGGGTTTAACTTTGGTGCGAAAAATTATAAAAGATTGAAAGAAGCCATCATAGTTTCACTCAAATGGTCAACTATTTTTTGTGGAATTTTGGAAATCATATTTTTGATATTTTCAAAACAAATTATCAGTTTGTTTACCAGAGACAGCTCTGTTATTGCAATAGGAGCTAAAGCTTTGAGAGGAAATAGCATTACTTTTATATTGTTTGGTTTTCAATGTATATACACAACATTATTTTTAGCTCTTGGAAAAGCATTTAAAGGTATGATATTGAGCATTGCCCGCCAAGGTATTTTCTTTATACCTATAATACTTATTTTACCTCAAATGCTAGGCTTAAATGGTATCATATTTACACAGCCTATTGCAGATGTACTTACTACCATATTAACTGGTATATTAGCTGTCAAATTGCGAAGAAGAATAAATTATCTTAGTCAAGAATTAAATCAACAACCATCAATCTCTATGGATAATTCAGCAGCAGATTAA